In a single window of the Burkholderia contaminans genome:
- a CDS encoding Dyp-type peroxidase, translating to MTDRQPTMQTPPPLSQNVHSTTTRSAIFLVATINPGADHADTIRSWCGDIAALVRSVGKRVPGGNLTCVCGFGADAWDALFGNPRPAALHPFREFGAGQRVAVATPGDILLHIRAEAMDLCFELATQLLGALGDAVTVVDEVHGFRNFDQRAMIGFVDGTENPEGREAVDFTVIGDEDAEFAGGSYVIVQKYLHDMAGWNALAVETQERIIGRTKLSDIELAPDVKPSCSHSSLTTLDEGGQEVKILRDNMPFGRPGAGEFGTYFIGYARSPAPIEQMLENMFVGRPPGNYDRLLDYSRAVTGSLFFVPSADLLEALADRPAPATDAAAPEPASSAPHRDGSLKIGSLKGVPS from the coding sequence ATGACTGACCGGCAGCCCACGATGCAGACACCTCCCCCGCTCTCCCAGAACGTTCACAGCACGACCACGCGCAGCGCGATCTTCCTCGTGGCGACGATCAATCCCGGCGCCGATCACGCCGACACGATCCGCTCATGGTGCGGCGACATCGCCGCGCTCGTGCGCTCGGTCGGCAAGCGCGTGCCGGGCGGCAACCTCACCTGCGTATGCGGCTTCGGCGCCGACGCGTGGGATGCGCTGTTCGGCAACCCGCGCCCTGCCGCGCTGCATCCGTTCCGTGAATTCGGCGCGGGTCAGCGCGTCGCGGTCGCGACGCCGGGCGACATCCTGCTGCACATTCGCGCGGAAGCGATGGACCTGTGCTTCGAACTCGCGACGCAGTTGCTCGGCGCGCTCGGCGATGCCGTCACGGTCGTCGACGAGGTGCACGGCTTCCGCAATTTCGACCAGCGCGCGATGATCGGCTTCGTCGACGGCACCGAGAACCCGGAAGGCCGCGAGGCGGTCGACTTCACGGTGATCGGCGACGAAGACGCGGAATTCGCGGGCGGCAGCTACGTGATCGTGCAGAAGTACCTGCACGACATGGCCGGCTGGAACGCGCTCGCGGTCGAGACGCAGGAGCGCATCATCGGCCGCACCAAATTGTCCGACATCGAGCTTGCGCCGGACGTGAAGCCGTCGTGTTCGCACAGCTCGCTGACCACGCTCGACGAGGGCGGCCAGGAAGTGAAGATCCTGCGCGACAACATGCCGTTCGGGCGCCCGGGCGCGGGCGAATTCGGCACCTACTTCATCGGCTATGCACGCTCGCCGGCGCCGATCGAGCAGATGCTCGAGAACATGTTCGTGGGCCGCCCGCCCGGCAATTACGACCGCCTGCTCGACTACAGCCGCGCGGTTACCGGTTCGCTGTTCTTCGTGCCGTCCGCCGACCTGCTCGAGGCGCTCGCCGATCGCCCGGCGCCGGCCACCGATGCCGCGGCGCCGGAACCGGCGTCATCCGCGCCGCATCGCGACGGTTCGCTGAAAATCGGCTCGCTGAAAGGCGTGCCGTCGTAA
- a CDS encoding LysR family transcriptional regulator, which translates to MNLLEAMRVYVAVVEHGGLSGAASELQLDEAQVSERIDGLERYLGCRLLLCRDHDDVACTDAGDAFHVCCRRTLSAVEQAVGAAGAHMPGMPDRPDAHDTVHAAARDATFPPPPGAAHASTQRLSP; encoded by the coding sequence ATGAACCTGCTGGAAGCGATGCGTGTGTATGTCGCGGTGGTCGAGCATGGCGGCCTGTCCGGTGCGGCGTCCGAGTTGCAACTCGACGAAGCGCAGGTGAGCGAACGGATCGACGGCCTCGAACGGTATCTCGGCTGCCGCCTGCTGCTGTGCCGGGACCACGACGACGTCGCCTGCACCGATGCGGGCGACGCGTTCCACGTGTGCTGCCGGCGGACGCTGTCCGCGGTCGAGCAGGCGGTCGGTGCGGCCGGCGCGCACATGCCCGGCATGCCGGACAGGCCCGACGCGCACGATACCGTGCATGCCGCCGCGCGCGATGCGACGTTCCCGCCGCCACCCGGCGCCGCTCACGCCTCAACACAGCGACTGTCACCTTGA
- a CDS encoding phosphate-starvation-inducible protein PsiE, protein MNTTTIPCSPAERIRRRFGHFLHAAELAGLIVIGLATAFAMAQEAWKVVLAGEVSLTDLLLMFLYLEVLAMDVRYLRLGRLPVRFPLFIAMTSLARDLILRGATDSPERMLMTTVGIVLLAVGVLILSFGQHRFPADVADVEDDAQARR, encoded by the coding sequence TTGAATACGACCACCATTCCCTGCTCGCCCGCCGAGCGCATACGCCGCCGCTTCGGCCATTTCCTGCACGCGGCCGAACTGGCCGGCCTGATCGTGATCGGGCTCGCGACCGCGTTCGCGATGGCGCAGGAAGCGTGGAAGGTCGTGCTCGCGGGCGAGGTGTCGCTGACCGACCTGTTGCTCATGTTCCTGTATCTGGAGGTGCTCGCGATGGACGTGCGCTACCTGCGGCTCGGCCGCTTGCCCGTGCGGTTTCCGCTGTTCATTGCGATGACGTCGCTCGCGCGCGACCTGATACTGCGCGGGGCAACCGACAGCCCCGAGCGGATGCTGATGACGACCGTCGGGATCGTGCTGCTCGCCGTCGGCGTGCTGATCCTGAGTTTCGGCCAGCACCGCTTCCCGGCCGACGTCGCCGATGTCGAGGACGATGCGCAGGCGCGCAGGTGA